The Collinsella aerofaciens genomic sequence TCTCAATCTATAACAACTACTCAATCAAAACGGCCCTACCCGTTACAGATCGAGACAAACGACCGGCCAGACAACCCCAACACAAAGAAAGGCTCCCCTCTCGCCCAGTGGACGGGAGGGGAGCCTTATATGTGACCGCGGCAAAAGGATGGCAATACCGCAGTCGCCCAAAGGGAGGGCCCGGATGCACCGGGCCTAGATAAGGTTCTTGCCAGAGACCTTATCGAAGAGGTGGGTCGCGTTCTTCTCGAACTTGAACCAGATGGGGTCGCCCGCCTTGAGCGCACCCTTGGCCTCAAGGTCGACAACGGGAATGATCAGGACGAACTGGCCATCGGGAGCAGTCACGTGGACATGCTCGGTCGAACCCATGAGCTCGGTCACCTCGACGGTACCCTGGAGCGCGCCCTCCTCGTCCTTGTCGGCAAGCAGAATCTGCTCGGGGCGCACGCCAGCCGTGATCTCCTTCACGTCGCCGCCGTCCCAGTTGAGGGCAAGCTGAGCGCAGGTCTCGGGGGCGAGCGCCACGTTCATATCCTCGGTCTTGACGGTAAAGCCGTTGCCCGAGCGCACCAGCTGGGCATCGAAGAAGTTCATCTGCGGCACGCCGATGAAGCCGGCGACGAAGATGTTCGCGGGATGGTTGAAGACCTCCTGCGGGGTGGCGATCTGCTGGACGACGCCGTCCTTCATGACCACGATACGGTCACCGAGGGTCATAGCCTCGGTCTGGTCGTGAGTAACATAAATGAACGTGCCCTTGATCTCGTGGCGCAGCTTAATGAGCTCGGCACGCATCTGGTTACGAAGCTTGGCGTCCAGGTTGGACAGCGGCTCGTCCATCAGGAAGACCTTGGGGTCACGCACGATGGCGCGGCCGATAGCGACACGCTGGCGCTGGCCGCCGGAGAGCGCCTTGGGCTTACGGTCGAGGTACTCGGTAATGCCCAGAATCTCGGCAGCAGAACGAACCTTGCGGTCGATCTCGTCCTTGGGAACCTTCTTGAGCTCGAGCGTAAACGCCATGTTCTCGTACACCGTCATATTGGGGTACAGAGCATAGCTCTGGAACACCATGGCAATGTCGCGGTCCTTGGGCGCCACGTCGTTGACGCGCTTGCCGTCGATGAGCACGTCGCCCGAAGTGATGTCCTCCAGGCCAGCGACCATGCGCATCGTCGTGGACTTGCCGCAGCCAGACGGGCCAACGAGAACGACAAACTCCTGGTCATGCACGGTGAGATTAAAGTCCTCCACCGCGAGCACGCCGTCCTCGGTAACCTTGAGGTTGTGCTTCTTCTCCTCGGTCTTCTTCTTTTTGCCAAAGAAGCCCTTCTTTTTGGACTCGTTGTTGGGATACACCTTCTGAACATGTTTGAGAACGATCTCGGCCATGTCTTTACCTTTCGATATGCGGCGCCGCGCTGAGGGGCGCCGCAGAAACTTGCAAAACAGTTACGGCATCAGCCCTTGACGGCACCTGCCACCACGCCGTCGATGATGTACTTCTGACAGAGGATGTACATGATAACGATGGGGATAACGACCATCATGATGCAGGCCATCATGGGGCCGAGCTCGACGTGGCCGTAGCCGCCGCGGAAGTACTGGATCAAGATAGGAATGGTCTTGTACTTGGTGGAGTCGAGCGTAAGGTAGGGCAGCAGATAGTCGTTCCAGACCCACATGGTCTCGAGGATGCCGACCGAAAGATAGGTGGGCTTCATGATGGGAAGGACGATCTTAAAGAACACCTGGACCGGGTTGCAGCCATCAATCATGGCCGCCTCCTCGATCTCGAGCGGGATGTTCTTTACAAAACCGGCGAACATAAAGACCGCCAGGCCCGCGCCAAAGCCGAGGTAGATAAAGCAGATGTTGAACGGCGTGTTGAAGCCGATGCGGTCCGCCAAATTGGACAGCGTGAACATGAGCATCTGGAAGGGCACGACCATCGAGAACACGAACAGGTAATAGAAGAAGTTCGAGATCTTGTTGTTGACACGAACCACGTACCAAGCGCACATGGAGCAGCACACCAAGATCAGCACGACCGACGTGACCGTGATGATGAGCGAGTACATAAATGCCGAGGCAAAGCCCTGCTCGTTAAGGGCGTGCATGTAGTTTGCGAGGCCGTTGAACGTCTCGGGCGTGAGCAGATCGAATGCCGTGGTGGTGCTGATTGCAGTCGCTTTCTTAAAAGAATTAAGCGCAATCATGAACACGGGGTAGATCCACGCGAGCGACAGGATCGTAAAGAAAATCGAGAGCGCGCGGTTGATAACCTTATCGCGTTTCATTACTGCTGCACCTCCTTGGACCTCGTGGCCTTAAGCTGGATCATGGAGATGGCCACGACCAGGATGCAGAAGATAACCGCCTTGGCCTGACCAATGCCCTGCCATGCGATACCGGCACGCGAATAGAACGTGTTGTAGATGTTCAGGGCGAGCATCTCGGTGGAGTGCGCGGGGGCGCCGCCGGTAAGGGCGAGGTTCTGGTCGAACAGCTTAAAGCCGTTGGTGATGGACAGGAACAGGCAGATGGTGATGGTCGGCATCAGGTTAGGGATCTTAACCTTCCAAAACGTCTGCCATGCCGTGGCGCCGTCGACCTTGGCGGCCTCGATGTAGTCGGACGGAATGGACTGCAGACCAGCGATGTAGATAATCATCATGTAGCCGACCTGCTGCCACAGGGTCAGGATGATAAGGCCCCAGAAGCCAGCAGCAGAGTTAAGGGCGATGAGCTGGGCGCCCACGTTGGAGAGCAGGCAGTTGATCAGAATCTGCCAAATGTAGCCCAGCACGATGCCGCCGATCAGGTTAGGCATAAAGAAGATCGTACGGAAGATGTTGGTGCCCTTGAGCGCCTTGCGGGTGAGCGCCTGCGCGATGGCGAGGGCAATCACGTTGATAAGCACCGTCGACAGGAAGGCAAACGCCACCGTAAAGAAGAACGACGTAGCAAACTGCGAATCGGACAGCGCGCGCACGTAATTCTTGATACCGACAAAATGCGTGTTGTTAATGGTAATAAACTGGCAGAACGAGAGATAGAAGCCCTGGATAAAAGGGATCACGAACCCGATCATAAACGCCAGGCACGTGGGCAGCATAAAGAGCGGCCACCAGCGCTTGAGTGCTTTGCCCATAAAAGGGTCCTTTCAATATGCAGGGGGCGGGCAAACCAACGTCTGCCCGCCCCCTGTCGCTAATCAGATAGCTTGGGCAGCAACTGCTTACTCGGAAGCGGCCTTCTCGGTCTTCCAGCCATCGACGAAGGCGTTCTTGACGCCGTCCCACTTGCTGTTGTCGGCAGCGTAGGCGATCAGAGCCTGCTTGAGGTTCTTCTTCCACTCCTCAGAGGGGATGTAGACGAAGTCCCAAGCAACGGTCTTCTTGCCGTCTTTGGCCATGGCAACGGCCTGCTGCGAGAAGACGTTGGTGGTTTCCTTGGCGCTCTTGAACGGAGCGGTCAGACCCATCTTGTCAGCGATGATGCTGGTGGCGGTGTCAGAAGTGACGCACCAATACATGAAGTCCTCGGTGGCCTTCTGGGCATCCTCGGAAGCCTGGGAGCTGACGCACCAGTAGTTCTCGCCGCCGGAGCACAGGCCCTGGTTCTCCTCGCCGTCGACACCGATGTAGATGGGCATCATGCCAATCTGATCGTCGGTCATGCCGGCCTTGGTGAGGTCAGCGTAGGCCCAAGAACCGTTCTGATAGAAGACGGCCTTGCCGGTTGCGAACTCGTTGGTGGCGTCGTCGCCGGTCTTGGAGGCAAGCTGCGAAGGATCGCAGGTGGAGTCGGTGATGTACAGGTCGAAGATCTGCTTGAAGTTGTCGAGATACTCGCCCTTAATCTCGTCGTCCTCCTGGTTGTGCTCCTTCTCGAACTCGTAGTAGAGCGGGAGGTTGGCGAGGTGGGTGGTGTAGCGCCAGCTGGAGGAGTCGTCCATGCCGGCGGAAGTGAAGGCACCCTCAACACCAAGCTCGTCCTTGCGGGCCTGGATGTCGTCGGCACAAGCCTTCAGCTTGTCGAAGGAGTTGATGTCCTCGGCCTTGTAGCCAGCCTTCTCGAGCAGCTGCTTGTTGTAGATGATGCCGTAGCTCTCCTGGACCCAGTCGATACCCAGATCCTTGCCATCGGACTGCAGAGCCAGGGAGTCGTCAATGAGCTCACCGCGGAGCTTGGTATCGGACAGGTCGGCGCAGTAATCCTTCCAGTTCTTAAGACCGGTGGGGCCGTTGACCTGGAACAGGGTCGGAGCGGAGCTCTTGGACATCTCGGACTTGAGCTTCTCCTCGTAGGTGTTGGAGGCGGCGGTCACGATCTTGACCTCGACGCCCTTCTCCTTCTTGTACGCCTTGGCGATCTCCTTCCACTCCTTGTCGACCTCGGGCTTGAATTGGAGGAAGTAGACCTCGGCAGCGTCACCAGAAGCAGAGGAGCCGGAGCCGGCAGAACCGCCGCAACCCACGAGACCCAGACCAAGAACCGCAGCCGCGGAACCAGCAAAGCCCAGGAACTGCCTTCTGCTCATTTCGTTCTTCATTACAATCCACCCTTTCACACCGTGGCGGCACCCTTTGCCGCCGCCTTCGGAGATTGGCTCGGGGACTTTGCCCCTTTTGCTGATTTGTACGATACGCTATTTGGCTAGTTGTTTGAACAAGTATTACTAGAGCGGTAGAAAAACTTCGGTGAACGGTAATTTCAACTTGATACTTGACAAGTTTTGTATAAACAATTATTTGTTATCGAATGCAGAGAAAAACGCCCGGTCAAGCCGATGCATCGTCGGTTTGACCGGGCGTTTTCTCTTTGAGGGCACGGGTCTCGTCAGGCTGCGAGCTAGCCGACTATCGCTTGGAGTTGACACGGTAGTGGAAGATCTCAGGATGCGTGCGGGCATGCGTCACCTCAAACAAGATGCCATCCGAGGTGTACGACTGACTCTCCATGACGGCAACGCAGTTGTATTTGCCGAGGTCAAGATAGCTGCAATCCTCATCGTTGGCGAGCTCGACACTCACCGTACGGCGGCTCGCCATCACTTTGATGCCACGCTTGTGCTCCAGATAGTCATAGATAGATTCTGCCGCGATCTCGGGGGTCAGACCCTTGGCGATCGACGCCAAAAAGTAGCCATGGTCCACTTGGCGCGCACTGCCGTTGAGACTTCGGACACGTACCACGCGAATCAGCTCCTCGCCCACCTTAAAGCCCAGGCGACGAGAGAGTTGCTCAGTGCAGATCAAATGTTCAAAAGACTTAACGTCCGTCGATGCGACGGCATTGTTGCGCTTTGCAAATTCGCCAAACGACTCGACTTCCTCGAGTGCACCCAACATGTCGGTTTCGCCCTTAAGCCAAATAACGCGCACGCCCTTGCCGTGTATGGGCTGCACAAACATCCCGTCGGCCAGCATGCCCAAGGCGCGACGGACGGTATTGCGAGTACATCCGAACTCCGCGGTCAACTCAGCTTCGGTTGGCAGCATCTCCTGAAACGCATAGGTCCCATTAATGATGCGCGAGCGTATTTCTCGGTAGATTCCTTCGTATATCGCTTTTGGCATTGTTCCACCTCTACATTATTCATTTCCGGCTAGGCACGATAGCATTTCTTAAAGTTGTTTAAACCGAATATCGGTGAAGCGACAGGATTTAGCCGTTGACGGTTTCTGTCATGCCCAAATCGGTTTCGCTCAAAACTGCCGGTACGACACTCGTCTGGTCCTCTACAATGAATCCATTGTTTAAACGTTTCCCCACGCGCAACGCGCCTCGATATTCGGAAGGCAGAACATGCTGCAAAAAATCCAACGCTTTGGCGGGGCAATGTTCGCGCCCGCCATGCTGTTTTCTATATCAGGCCTCATGGTCGGCGTCTCCGCTCTCGCAACGACTGCGGACATCGTCGGCGATCTCGCCGTATACGGAACCCCTTGGTACGTTTTCTGGGCTATCATCCAGCGCGGCTCGTGGACGGTCTTTAAACGCCTCCCGCTCCTTTTTGCCGTAGCGCTGCCCATCGGTCTTGCCCAAAAACAACCGGCTCGTTGCTGCCTCGAGGCTCTCGTCGCCTATTTTGCCTACTGCTTCTTTTTGAGCGAGATCATTAAGCTGAGCGGAGACAACCTTGGACTTGAGTACCCGTCATCTTTGACCTCCGCCAGCGGTATCACCGTCATCGACGGCATCAAGACGCTCGACACCGGCATTATCGGCCCGCTGGCGGTATCGGCAACCGTCGTTGCCATCCATGACCGCTTCTACGATGCCAAGGTTCCCGATTGGCTCGGCACCTTCTCGGGCTCCTCGCTGGTCTACCTCATCAGCTTTTTTGCCGTGTTTGCCCTTGCTGCTATCTCGGCCGCCATCGTGCCCTACGTATACGATGTAACCGATACGCTGCGTCACGCGCTTGCAGGCGTCGGTCCCTTTGGCGTGGGCATCTTTGTCTTTTTAGAACGAGCACTCGAGCCCTTTGGCCTGCACCACCTGCTCTACATGCCGATCTACTACGACAACCTGGTCATTAACGACGGCATCTACGCCACGTGGAGCAGTTTGCTCCCCATCCTCTCCCATAGCACGCGCCCCCTTAATGAGCTTGCGCCGTGGGCCGGTTTTACCGCCACCGGCTGGGTCAAGCTCTTTGGCCTTCCTGCCATCGCAGCTGCGTTCTACTCCACCGCAAAACCCGAGCGCCGCGCCGGCCTCAGGGTCATCCTTGTTCCCGCCATCATCGCCTCGGTGGTTTGCGGCGTTACCGAGCCACTCGAGTTTCTCTTTATGTTCACCCACCCCGGGCTCTTTTTGCTCTACGCCGTCTTATCGTCTTGCCTTGCCACAGCCATGAATCTCTTTGGCATCGTCGGCATCTTCTCGGGCGGCCTCATGGAGATGGCAGCCTTCAACTTTATTCCGCTCATGCGCACGCATGCCGGTGCCTATCTTTTGGCGCTCGGTATCGGCCTTGCCTTTAGCCTCATCTTTTTTGTTAGTTTTCGAGCACTCATCTTGGTCTATGACCTTAAGACTCCGGGCCGCGAGGATCATGTCGTCAATCGCGCGGCAATCGATTGTTTAACGGGAAGCGACTTTGCCAAAGAGCAATCTCCCAATGACGAGGTCAATAGTCGATCCGATCAAGATCACGTCCTCGCTGAGCGGGTAATTCAGCTTTTAGGTGGCGTTGGCAATATCGTGGGCGCAACCAACTGCGCCACGCGCCTGCGCGTCGAGGTCGCAGACCCTTCCATCGTTGCAGATAACGCGTCGTTTGTCGCAGTGGGCGCCAAGGGCCTCATCATTACGGGCAAGACCGCCCAGGTGATTATCGGCATCTCCGTTCCCCGCGTTAAAGAGCATTTTGACCAGATCATGGGCCTCGAGCCGGAATTTGTGCCCACCACCTCGGCCTCCCCTGCCGCCAGCGCGGCCCATAAGCGCGGCAATATTTGCTTCTTCGATATCGACGGAACGCTCGCCTGGCAAGACCCCAGGCTCGCCCAAGACCTTCCCGAAGACGAGCGGGACCTCTCCCCCTATCCCAACGAGGCGGTTTCGCAGGCAATCCGCGAGTTTGTCGCCAACGGCAACATGGCCTTTATCTGCACGGGACGTACCCTGAGCTGCATCCACCCCAAACTTCTTGAGCTGCCCTGGACCGGCATCGTCTGTCTTGCGGGCGGTTACGCCGAGATCAACGGACACACAATTCGCGATCTGTCGATGACGCCCAGTATGCTGCAGCGTCTTGCCCCCTACCTTGAGCAATCGGGCGAGGTCATCCGCTTTGAGGGCCTCAACGGCGTCGTGCGCATGAGTGCCGATGCGCCCGATGCTCCCGGATACGCGCGCACCCTGGGCGACGCAGTCACGCAGCTGCAACATTACAGTGTCTACAAGATCTTGATGTCTACATCGCTCGCCAACCACATCGCTCAAGATAAGGCACTTGAGCCGCTGCTGTGCTTTAACGAGCTCGAACTCGAGGTAACCGAAATCTCGCCCCGCGAATGCACGAAGCGCGGGGGCATCCAGTCTGTACTCGACGCCCTCGATCCCCACCACGGAACCGTATACGGCATCGGCGACGCCAGCAATGACGTCTCGCTGATGAACGCCGTCGATGTCGGTATCGCCATGGGCAATGCACCGGACTATCTCAAGGATAAGGCCGATTACGTGACCGACACCGTCGATCACGACGGTGTCGTTGCGGCGCTCGAGCATTTTAGGCTGATTTAGGCGCGCTCCATCAAACGCACGCCCGTTGTCCTAAATCGCCAAAACTGCCGCGCCAAACGCCCTAATGTGGCAATATGTTGTCTGCATATTGCATCAACGCAACCTCAGAAAGAATGCGAGAACCCGTGTCCAGTCCGTTTACCAGCTTTTTAGCCCAGCACTTTGACCAGATTAACGCCTATCTGGCCACGTTCTTTGACGGACAGGCGACCTCTGCCGATATCGAGCGCTACCTGTATGCGCCGCTCTCGGCTTTTACGGCCAACGCCGGCAAGCGCCACCGCCCGCTTATCTGCATGCTCGCCGCAACCGCAGTGGGCGGTAGCTTTGAGAGCGCCCGCAGCGCCGCGGCAGCCATCGAGCATTTCCAGTCGGGCGCGCTGATCCACGACGACATCGCCGACAACGGACAGCTTCGTCGAGGCAAGCCCTGCAT encodes the following:
- the ugpC gene encoding sn-glycerol-3-phosphate ABC transporter ATP-binding protein UgpC; the encoded protein is MAEIVLKHVQKVYPNNESKKKGFFGKKKKTEEKKHNLKVTEDGVLAVEDFNLTVHDQEFVVLVGPSGCGKSTTMRMVAGLEDITSGDVLIDGKRVNDVAPKDRDIAMVFQSYALYPNMTVYENMAFTLELKKVPKDEIDRKVRSAAEILGITEYLDRKPKALSGGQRQRVAIGRAIVRDPKVFLMDEPLSNLDAKLRNQMRAELIKLRHEIKGTFIYVTHDQTEAMTLGDRIVVMKDGVVQQIATPQEVFNHPANIFVAGFIGVPQMNFFDAQLVRSGNGFTVKTEDMNVALAPETCAQLALNWDGGDVKEITAGVRPEQILLADKDEEGALQGTVEVTELMGSTEHVHVTAPDGQFVLIIPVVDLEAKGALKAGDPIWFKFEKNATHLFDKVSGKNLI
- a CDS encoding carbohydrate ABC transporter permease; amino-acid sequence: MKRDKVINRALSIFFTILSLAWIYPVFMIALNSFKKATAISTTTAFDLLTPETFNGLANYMHALNEQGFASAFMYSLIITVTSVVLILVCCSMCAWYVVRVNNKISNFFYYLFVFSMVVPFQMLMFTLSNLADRIGFNTPFNICFIYLGFGAGLAVFMFAGFVKNIPLEIEEAAMIDGCNPVQVFFKIVLPIMKPTYLSVGILETMWVWNDYLLPYLTLDSTKYKTIPILIQYFRGGYGHVELGPMMACIMMVVIPIVIMYILCQKYIIDGVVAGAVKG
- a CDS encoding sugar ABC transporter permease, whose translation is MGKALKRWWPLFMLPTCLAFMIGFVIPFIQGFYLSFCQFITINNTHFVGIKNYVRALSDSQFATSFFFTVAFAFLSTVLINVIALAIAQALTRKALKGTNIFRTIFFMPNLIGGIVLGYIWQILINCLLSNVGAQLIALNSAAGFWGLIILTLWQQVGYMMIIYIAGLQSIPSDYIEAAKVDGATAWQTFWKVKIPNLMPTITICLFLSITNGFKLFDQNLALTGGAPAHSTEMLALNIYNTFYSRAGIAWQGIGQAKAVIFCILVVAISMIQLKATRSKEVQQ
- a CDS encoding ABC transporter substrate-binding protein, with translation MKNEMSRRQFLGFAGSAAAVLGLGLVGCGGSAGSGSSASGDAAEVYFLQFKPEVDKEWKEIAKAYKKEKGVEVKIVTAASNTYEEKLKSEMSKSSAPTLFQVNGPTGLKNWKDYCADLSDTKLRGELIDDSLALQSDGKDLGIDWVQESYGIIYNKQLLEKAGYKAEDINSFDKLKACADDIQARKDELGVEGAFTSAGMDDSSSWRYTTHLANLPLYYEFEKEHNQEDDEIKGEYLDNFKQIFDLYITDSTCDPSQLASKTGDDATNEFATGKAVFYQNGSWAYADLTKAGMTDDQIGMMPIYIGVDGEENQGLCSGGENYWCVSSQASEDAQKATEDFMYWCVTSDTATSIIADKMGLTAPFKSAKETTNVFSQQAVAMAKDGKKTVAWDFVYIPSEEWKKNLKQALIAYAADNSKWDGVKNAFVDGWKTEKAASE
- a CDS encoding GntR family transcriptional regulator, producing MPKAIYEGIYREIRSRIINGTYAFQEMLPTEAELTAEFGCTRNTVRRALGMLADGMFVQPIHGKGVRVIWLKGETDMLGALEEVESFGEFAKRNNAVASTDVKSFEHLICTEQLSRRLGFKVGEELIRVVRVRSLNGSARQVDHGYFLASIAKGLTPEIAAESIYDYLEHKRGIKVMASRRTVSVELANDEDCSYLDLGKYNCVAVMESQSYTSDGILFEVTHARTHPEIFHYRVNSKR
- a CDS encoding PTS transporter subunit EIIC, translated to MLQKIQRFGGAMFAPAMLFSISGLMVGVSALATTADIVGDLAVYGTPWYVFWAIIQRGSWTVFKRLPLLFAVALPIGLAQKQPARCCLEALVAYFAYCFFLSEIIKLSGDNLGLEYPSSLTSASGITVIDGIKTLDTGIIGPLAVSATVVAIHDRFYDAKVPDWLGTFSGSSLVYLISFFAVFALAAISAAIVPYVYDVTDTLRHALAGVGPFGVGIFVFLERALEPFGLHHLLYMPIYYDNLVINDGIYATWSSLLPILSHSTRPLNELAPWAGFTATGWVKLFGLPAIAAAFYSTAKPERRAGLRVILVPAIIASVVCGVTEPLEFLFMFTHPGLFLLYAVLSSCLATAMNLFGIVGIFSGGLMEMAAFNFIPLMRTHAGAYLLALGIGLAFSLIFFVSFRALILVYDLKTPGREDHVVNRAAIDCLTGSDFAKEQSPNDEVNSRSDQDHVLAERVIQLLGGVGNIVGATNCATRLRVEVADPSIVADNASFVAVGAKGLIITGKTAQVIIGISVPRVKEHFDQIMGLEPEFVPTTSASPAASAAHKRGNICFFDIDGTLAWQDPRLAQDLPEDERDLSPYPNEAVSQAIREFVANGNMAFICTGRTLSCIHPKLLELPWTGIVCLAGGYAEINGHTIRDLSMTPSMLQRLAPYLEQSGEVIRFEGLNGVVRMSADAPDAPGYARTLGDAVTQLQHYSVYKILMSTSLANHIAQDKALEPLLCFNELELEVTEISPRECTKRGGIQSVLDALDPHHGTVYGIGDASNDVSLMNAVDVGIAMGNAPDYLKDKADYVTDTVDHDGVVAALEHFRLI